Proteins from one Flavobacterium sp. N2038 genomic window:
- a CDS encoding adenylate kinase family protein — MEILIITGPPYSGKGTQCNVLKEILGFEHISTGDKCREEKQKETEIGKIMSQYEEKGNLVPDAIMKDLFSKILDENKSKTGIILDGYPRTKPQVDDLLELVQSKNMKIGKVLNIDVPKSELLIRAKVRAETSNRKDDKDPQIHIKRIEVFEESTRPAIEYMKSKLNVLTFDGLGTIDEITERIKASI, encoded by the coding sequence ATGGAAATATTAATAATTACCGGACCTCCATATTCAGGAAAAGGAACGCAATGCAATGTATTAAAAGAAATTTTGGGTTTTGAGCATATTTCTACAGGAGATAAATGCAGGGAAGAAAAACAAAAAGAAACAGAAATAGGCAAAATAATGTCTCAATATGAAGAAAAAGGAAATTTAGTTCCTGATGCTATAATGAAAGACCTTTTTAGCAAAATACTGGACGAGAATAAATCAAAAACCGGAATTATTCTGGACGGTTACCCTCGAACAAAACCACAGGTTGATGATTTACTTGAACTTGTTCAGTCAAAAAACATGAAAATTGGTAAAGTTCTAAATATCGATGTTCCAAAATCTGAATTATTAATCCGGGCAAAAGTAAGAGCCGAAACTTCAAACCGCAAAGACGATAAAGACCCTCAGATTCATATAAAACGTATCGAAGTTTTTGAAGAATCTACAAGGCCAGCCATAGAATATATGAAGTCAAAGCTAAATGTGCTGACTTTTGATGGTCTTGGAACCATTGACGAGATCACAGAACGAATAAAAGCGAGTATATAA
- a CDS encoding PD-(D/E)XK nuclease family protein, whose product MEDLLGVSQLLNEIQTISESFKRVADATGENFNIFSILKVESDEVATHSRFIGELLDRKGRHRQKDKFLRLFINRFVQDHSFIPEKSKVTIEYYIGKVEKEKGGRIDILIKDDDNNVIMIENKIYAIEQKNQLLRYKNAFPHGKLFYLTLFGDESSQKSAVGIYDRLSYEFDVIEWLEDCKKEAVNVPILRETISQYIYLLKKLTHQNLNKKMNQDIITRILKDKNSLLAYKTLFDLHKDLKKVIIFEIVKKIKELFERKGFINIETINFSKDKGLLISFQTENLAKRNLNFRLNFERNNYSALIIGFANSSNKQVKDSKLLEMVKEEFPKAKQSDWWNVYMFYEDYQDWYFSNLNKIYFDTDGDFYIDLESKIDRLLNIFESRINECSE is encoded by the coding sequence ATGGAAGATTTATTAGGAGTTAGCCAACTTTTAAATGAGATACAAACAATATCTGAATCATTTAAAAGAGTAGCTGATGCAACAGGAGAAAACTTTAATATTTTTTCGATTCTTAAGGTAGAATCTGATGAAGTTGCTACACACTCAAGATTTATTGGTGAACTGCTAGATCGAAAAGGACGACACAGACAAAAAGATAAATTTTTACGTTTGTTTATTAACCGTTTTGTTCAAGATCATTCTTTCATTCCGGAAAAGAGTAAAGTTACGATTGAATATTATATTGGGAAAGTTGAAAAAGAAAAAGGTGGCAGGATTGACATTCTTATTAAAGATGATGATAATAATGTCATTATGATCGAGAATAAGATATATGCCATTGAGCAGAAGAATCAACTTTTGCGATATAAAAATGCATTTCCTCACGGGAAATTATTTTATTTAACTCTTTTTGGAGACGAAAGTTCTCAGAAAAGTGCTGTTGGAATTTACGATAGATTATCTTATGAATTTGATGTTATAGAATGGTTGGAAGATTGCAAGAAAGAAGCAGTTAATGTTCCCATATTAAGAGAAACAATCTCTCAGTATATATATCTTCTTAAAAAGTTGACGCATCAAAATTTAAACAAAAAAATGAATCAGGATATTATAACAAGAATTTTAAAAGATAAAAATAGTCTCTTGGCTTATAAAACACTATTTGATCTCCATAAGGATTTGAAAAAGGTAATAATATTTGAAATAGTTAAAAAAATTAAAGAACTGTTTGAAAGAAAAGGTTTTATAAATATAGAAACTATTAATTTTTCAAAAGACAAAGGGCTTTTAATATCTTTTCAGACGGAGAATCTTGCGAAAAGGAATCTTAATTTTCGATTGAATTTTGAACGAAATAATTATTCAGCACTTATAATAGGTTTTGCTAATTCCAGTAATAAACAGGTAAAAGATTCTAAATTATTAGAAATGGTCAAAGAAGAATTTCCTAAAGCAAAACAATCAGACTGGTGGAATGTTTATATGTTTTATGAAGATTATCAGGATTGGTATTTTTCAAATCTAAATAAAATCTATTTTGATACTGATGGAGATTTTTACATTGATTTGGAAAGTAAAATTGACCGATTACTAAATATTTTTGAATCAAGAATAAATGAGTGTTCAGAATAG
- a CDS encoding SMI1/KNR4 family protein produces the protein METQLVKRLIGLFKSKLDILDEFMNVGATSNEIKDLENFIGQKLPESYTDLLQTYNGEKRILCFMAGFGYLNIEEVKQEWEFFKNSPYCTPEGITQKDKIKKTLYSDKRIPFGHDGSGNFLCIDFDPETQGLAGQILYLPAGDPEPISVIADNFDHFLLFLIEKIESEELKLIDEREDWDEEDWEKADICFEKNWKNDWTDIAEEYNIKF, from the coding sequence ATGGAAACACAATTAGTAAAAAGATTAATCGGGCTATTTAAAAGTAAACTGGATATTCTGGACGAGTTCATGAATGTGGGAGCAACTAGTAATGAGATAAAAGATTTAGAAAACTTTATTGGTCAAAAACTACCTGAATCTTATACTGACTTGTTGCAAACATATAATGGTGAAAAACGCATTCTTTGTTTTATGGCTGGTTTCGGATATCTGAATATTGAAGAAGTTAAGCAAGAGTGGGAATTTTTTAAAAATAGTCCCTATTGTACTCCGGAAGGAATTACGCAAAAAGATAAGATTAAAAAAACGTTATATTCAGATAAAAGGATTCCTTTTGGACATGATGGTTCAGGAAATTTTTTATGCATAGATTTTGATCCAGAGACACAAGGTTTAGCTGGACAAATACTTTATTTGCCAGCTGGTGATCCTGAGCCAATTTCTGTTATAGCAGATAATTTTGACCATTTTTTGCTATTTCTTATAGAAAAAATCGAATCTGAAGAATTAAAATTAATAGATGAAAGAGAAGATTGGGATGAGGAAGACTGGGAGAAAGCAGATATTTGTTTTGAAAAAAACTGGAAAAATGACTGGACTGATATTGCCGAAGAATATAATATTAAATTTTAA
- a CDS encoding acyltransferase family protein yields MTTSQNSVTIQQTKQHFEILDGLRGIAALAVVVFHFMEWIFTDPSQNFIGHGFLAVDFFFCLSGFVIGYAYDDRIAKIGLRKFFLARIIRLHPLVVAGSILGLLAFLFDPFGGHLELYSAGKIILVFICSLFMIPLPVIADRGFNLFSFNAPAWSLFWEYVANIAYAFILLRIKRNYLLILTILSAVAICYVGYNSGNLLGGWSGPTFWDGCARISYSFLAGLLIYRSNWIIKNNLGFISLSALLLLAFIMPFSEWNWLTEPLVILFYFPFLIALGAGAVLKPALKRACVFSGNISYPLYMTHYAVLWMFGNYFTNNKPDATQLTFIVVPAVILLVGFAYLVMVMYDIPVRKYLSNKWNKK; encoded by the coding sequence ATGACTACAAGCCAAAACTCTGTGACAATTCAACAAACCAAACAACATTTTGAAATTCTTGACGGATTAAGAGGAATTGCTGCTCTCGCGGTAGTAGTTTTTCATTTTATGGAATGGATTTTTACAGATCCGAGTCAGAATTTTATCGGACACGGATTTCTGGCTGTTGATTTTTTCTTTTGTCTTTCGGGTTTTGTAATTGGATATGCTTATGATGATCGTATTGCAAAAATAGGACTTCGTAAATTTTTTCTTGCCCGAATCATCAGACTTCATCCTCTGGTTGTTGCAGGATCGATATTAGGATTACTGGCCTTTTTATTTGATCCGTTTGGTGGTCATTTAGAGTTGTACAGTGCAGGCAAAATCATTCTGGTATTTATCTGTTCATTATTCATGATTCCGCTGCCTGTAATTGCCGATCGTGGTTTTAATCTCTTTAGTTTCAATGCGCCGGCCTGGTCTTTGTTTTGGGAATATGTTGCTAATATTGCCTATGCATTTATCTTACTCCGCATTAAACGAAATTATTTGTTGATTTTAACGATACTTTCTGCTGTTGCTATTTGTTATGTAGGATACAATTCCGGAAATTTATTAGGAGGCTGGAGCGGGCCAACTTTTTGGGATGGCTGCGCCCGAATTTCGTATTCTTTTCTGGCCGGATTACTTATTTATCGTTCAAACTGGATCATAAAAAATAACCTGGGCTTTATTAGCTTGTCAGCATTGTTGTTATTGGCTTTTATTATGCCATTTTCAGAATGGAACTGGCTGACAGAGCCGTTGGTAATTTTATTTTACTTTCCGTTTCTGATTGCTTTAGGAGCGGGCGCTGTTTTAAAACCTGCTCTCAAAAGGGCTTGTGTCTTTTCAGGAAATATCTCCTATCCTTTGTATATGACGCATTATGCGGTATTGTGGATGTTTGGAAATTATTTCACAAACAATAAACCAGATGCAACTCAACTAACCTTTATTGTTGTTCCTGCTGTTATATTATTAGTTGGATTTGCCTATTTGGTTATGGTGATGTATGATATTCCGGTAAGGAAATATTTAAGCAATAAATGGAATAAAAAATAA
- a CDS encoding VOC family protein translates to MKTKMIWGNLVTHDLQQTIQFYTNLGFKQNGQETAELVSFIFAENNFIINFFVAKRFENALRGKLSNSRTENEIIFSLSAESREDVDSWYEKVKQIGGTIFSEPENYEVGYTFGFADPDGHKFNFLYWPGM, encoded by the coding sequence ATGAAAACTAAAATGATATGGGGAAACTTGGTTACGCATGATTTGCAACAAACAATTCAATTTTACACCAATTTGGGATTCAAACAGAATGGTCAGGAAACAGCTGAACTGGTCAGTTTTATTTTTGCCGAAAATAATTTCATTATCAACTTTTTTGTGGCCAAAAGGTTTGAAAACGCCTTAAGAGGTAAATTATCAAATAGTAGAACAGAAAACGAAATTATATTTTCTCTATCTGCCGAAAGCAGGGAAGATGTAGATAGTTGGTATGAAAAAGTGAAACAAATTGGCGGAACTATTTTTTCTGAACCGGAAAATTATGAAGTTGGTTACACCTTTGGTTTTGCCGATCCTGATGGTCATAAATTTAACTTTTTGTACTGGCCCGGAATGTAA
- a CDS encoding helix-turn-helix domain-containing protein produces MKTKVQLLREEKHLTQTELAEKSGLSLRTIQRIEAGNIPKGFTLKTLAKTFEVEPESLVQTNSKSAIINRVKLINISVLSSLIIPFGNIIFPSILTYKSKEPEAKELGKNILSFQIIYSVILSILLIVSPFIQKAFQIPLFLVFLVLFKSINIFVVFKNGLSLNQNSTLYINLKFNLL; encoded by the coding sequence ATGAAAACAAAAGTTCAACTATTGAGAGAGGAAAAACATCTTACTCAAACTGAACTTGCAGAAAAATCAGGTCTTTCTTTAAGAACGATCCAAAGAATCGAAGCAGGAAACATACCTAAAGGTTTTACGCTTAAAACGCTTGCAAAAACATTTGAAGTCGAACCTGAAAGTCTTGTACAAACTAATTCTAAAAGTGCCATAATTAATCGCGTTAAACTGATTAATATTTCGGTGCTGTCTTCTCTTATTATCCCTTTTGGCAATATTATTTTTCCCTCTATCTTAACTTATAAAAGTAAAGAACCGGAAGCAAAAGAACTTGGAAAAAACATTTTGAGTTTTCAGATTATATACTCTGTTATTCTTTCGATCCTGTTAATTGTTAGTCCTTTTATCCAAAAAGCATTTCAGATTCCTCTTTTCTTAGTGTTTTTAGTACTATTTAAAAGTATAAACATCTTTGTGGTTTTTAAAAATGGGTTAAGCTTAAATCAGAATTCAACGCTGTATATTAATTTAAAATTCAATTTGTTATAA
- a CDS encoding VOC family protein encodes MEDQNKSSDKTPKVTGVGGIFFFSDNPKETREWYAKNLGFEVNDWGSTFESRNINDPESKEILQWSPFKKDDAYFSPSKKEFMVNYRVQNIEGLISKLKENGVTVLDEIVTYDYGKFVHILDADGNKIELWEPV; translated from the coding sequence ATGGAAGATCAAAATAAATCATCAGACAAAACACCAAAAGTAACAGGGGTTGGCGGTATTTTCTTTTTTTCGGATAATCCAAAAGAAACCAGAGAATGGTACGCTAAAAATTTAGGATTTGAAGTTAATGACTGGGGTTCTACTTTTGAATCCAGAAATATTAATGATCCTGAATCGAAAGAAATTTTGCAATGGAGTCCTTTTAAAAAAGATGACGCCTATTTTTCGCCTTCAAAAAAAGAATTTATGGTTAATTACAGAGTTCAGAATATTGAAGGTCTGATAAGCAAATTAAAAGAAAATGGTGTAACAGTACTAGATGAGATTGTGACTTATGATTATGGTAAATTTGTACATATATTAGATGCAGATGGCAATAAAATAGAACTTTGGGAACCCGTTTAG
- a CDS encoding PepSY-like domain-containing protein — protein sequence MKPNKIFTGLIFILTLSVTAQKKIEISELPKESQQFLKQYFSHTSVDIAKKDAEHGEKGYEVILKDGTEVEFWKDGSYREVDGEDKPIPTGFISKEVKEYVSKHYPNEKITHIDYGHKDLDVDLTNNIDLEFTKDGKILKDKKNKIQ from the coding sequence ATGAAACCAAACAAGATATTTACAGGTCTGATATTCATTTTGACATTGTCGGTTACAGCACAAAAGAAAATTGAAATATCAGAATTACCTAAAGAATCGCAGCAATTTCTTAAGCAATATTTTAGTCATACCAGCGTTGATATAGCCAAGAAAGATGCTGAGCACGGTGAAAAAGGTTACGAAGTTATACTAAAAGACGGAACTGAAGTTGAATTCTGGAAGGATGGTTCATACAGAGAAGTTGATGGTGAAGACAAGCCAATTCCAACAGGATTTATTTCAAAAGAAGTTAAAGAGTATGTATCAAAGCATTATCCAAACGAAAAAATCACTCACATCGATTATGGTCATAAAGATCTGGATGTTGATTTAACAAATAATATAGATCTGGAATTTACCAAAGACGGAAAAATTCTAAAGGATAAAAAGAATAAAATCCAGTAA
- a CDS encoding glycosyltransferase, with amino-acid sequence MKSETIISEQFYSANNNLSSKENLNNPVFTVSNTASRKISKKTSNPIGSLVLAGTFLLMLAGAFSVYIFQSDFDQFQLDRINSAWGLPFLILATVLFFFQTGSFLYNLYLYFRYKPIESVSDELLPTCTVIVPAYNEGKLVWDTLLSLADSDFPEQKMQLLAIDDGSKDDTWYWMQQAKIKLGDRLTIFQQPENKGKRHALYRGFELGTGEIFVTVDSDSIVKRDTLRNLVSPFVVDEKCGAVAGNVHVLNNKKALLPKMLNVSFVMSFEFMRSAESMLGSVLCTPGAAAAYRRDAVFACLPEWINQTFMGQPSDIGEDRAMTNMILKQGLHVLFQRNAYVLTNVPEEYKGLYKMFIRWGRSNVRENIMMAQYVFKDFRNESKFGARLLFLNQSLKIVMAYPFLLFMLYFIAIHPILFLSSTLLSIFIVSSFSVLFYAKRYSLSEAFWAYSYSIFYTFSLFWITPYAIATANKKGWLTRGL; translated from the coding sequence ATGAAAAGTGAAACAATTATTTCAGAACAATTTTATTCTGCAAACAACAATTTAAGTTCAAAAGAAAATCTAAACAATCCCGTTTTTACGGTTAGCAATACAGCTTCAAGAAAAATTAGTAAAAAAACTTCAAATCCGATTGGTTCTTTAGTACTTGCAGGTACTTTTTTACTAATGCTTGCGGGAGCTTTTTCAGTCTATATTTTTCAATCCGATTTTGATCAATTTCAACTAGACAGAATAAATTCGGCATGGGGATTACCTTTTCTAATTCTTGCAACCGTATTATTCTTTTTCCAGACCGGTTCATTTTTGTACAATTTGTATCTGTATTTCCGCTACAAACCAATTGAGTCTGTATCTGATGAATTATTGCCAACATGTACTGTAATTGTACCGGCATATAATGAAGGAAAATTAGTTTGGGATACTTTACTAAGCCTTGCTGACAGCGATTTTCCGGAACAAAAAATGCAATTATTAGCCATTGATGATGGAAGTAAAGATGATACCTGGTACTGGATGCAACAAGCTAAAATAAAGTTAGGCGATCGTTTAACGATTTTTCAGCAACCGGAAAATAAAGGAAAACGCCATGCTCTATATCGTGGATTTGAACTTGGAACAGGAGAAATTTTTGTAACAGTTGATAGCGATTCGATTGTAAAGAGAGATACGCTTCGAAATTTAGTAAGTCCATTTGTTGTCGATGAAAAATGTGGTGCAGTAGCAGGAAATGTTCATGTTTTAAACAACAAAAAGGCATTGTTGCCAAAAATGCTAAACGTAAGTTTTGTAATGAGTTTTGAGTTCATGCGTTCTGCCGAAAGTATGTTAGGATCTGTACTCTGTACACCCGGAGCGGCAGCGGCTTACAGAAGAGATGCTGTTTTTGCTTGTCTTCCGGAATGGATCAACCAGACTTTTATGGGACAACCTTCTGATATTGGAGAAGACAGAGCGATGACGAATATGATTTTAAAACAAGGACTTCATGTTTTGTTTCAGAGAAATGCTTACGTTTTAACCAATGTACCAGAAGAATACAAAGGTTTATATAAAATGTTTATAAGATGGGGCAGAAGCAATGTCCGTGAGAATATCATGATGGCACAGTATGTTTTTAAAGATTTTAGAAACGAATCAAAATTTGGAGCCAGACTTTTATTCCTGAATCAATCTTTAAAAATCGTTATGGCATATCCATTTTTATTGTTCATGCTGTATTTTATTGCCATTCATCCAATATTATTTTTAAGCTCAACGCTTTTAAGCATTTTTATTGTTTCGAGTTTCTCGGTATTGTTTTATGCCAAAAGATACAGCTTGTCTGAAGCTTTCTGGGCATATTCATATAGTATATTTTATACTTTTAGTTTATTCTGGATTACACCTTACGCCATTGCAACAGCAAACAAAAAAGGCTGGCTAACCAGAGGATTATAA
- a CDS encoding transglutaminase translates to MMKFPKIDFPQLKSKLQVKSPWDRIIIMLLSLLITIPIFIILHQNLRDLNWSFNLDRVIIFILVFATIFFLLMLLRTIIILCVAVYLLILFYGTVIGNYGFSEISEDYNSMIYTMSDNPFPQDIIVAKLLPFPNKSKIVNAIEYQNPKVRNFAIMATTKYFKGIRGYSDYRTTIQCFAVFKEINSRWNYVNDPKEGDYIATASESLEYFSGDCDDHSILMAAAIRSIGGTPRLIHTKGHIYPEILIGSLIDLEKVNYLIKNVLFVKESSGKKIHYHIDERGQVWMNLDYTAKYPGGPFLYEEILGELTLN, encoded by the coding sequence AGTCTTTTGATTACAATTCCTATTTTCATCATTCTGCATCAAAATCTGCGTGATCTGAATTGGTCTTTCAATTTAGATCGCGTCATTATATTTATACTGGTATTTGCTACTATTTTCTTTTTGTTGATGTTATTGCGAACCATAATTATATTATGTGTTGCAGTGTATTTATTGATATTGTTTTATGGAACTGTTATAGGGAATTATGGTTTTAGTGAGATTTCTGAAGATTATAATTCTATGATTTATACTATGTCAGACAATCCTTTTCCGCAAGATATAATTGTAGCTAAGCTTCTTCCTTTTCCAAACAAATCAAAAATTGTAAATGCGATTGAATACCAGAATCCAAAGGTTCGAAATTTTGCTATAATGGCAACAACAAAGTATTTTAAAGGTATTCGTGGATATTCTGATTATCGTACAACAATTCAGTGTTTTGCGGTATTTAAAGAAATTAATAGTCGATGGAATTATGTAAATGATCCTAAAGAAGGTGATTATATTGCAACAGCCAGCGAATCGCTTGAATATTTTTCCGGAGATTGTGATGATCATTCGATATTAATGGCTGCAGCTATACGCTCAATTGGCGGAACACCAAGGCTTATTCATACAAAAGGGCATATTTATCCTGAAATATTAATTGGTTCTCTTATTGACTTAGAAAAGGTCAATTACCTTATAAAAAATGTGCTTTTTGTAAAAGAAAGTAGTGGCAAAAAAATCCATTACCATATTGATGAACGTGGCCAGGTCTGGATGAATCTGGATTATACTGCCAAATACCCGGGAGGACCATTTTTGTACGAAGAAATTTTAGGAGAATTGACTCTTAATTAA